One region of Paucibacter aquatile genomic DNA includes:
- a CDS encoding ATP-binding protein: protein MFPCRGSLAFTQEAGANEAADLEQVAVLAWGLRQQDSERALQLAHEVLAQVPLSDLADEVRNGIQARMRLVQAEVALLGMRLDEAQGLLDQAELDFSALQDLRGLCDLHWLRHYVAADRGQAECLRQGLETAIELAERVGDGERLLLLQLTLARSELFRDQMVANHTWDARLPRSTEGLSPACAAAVADYRGLQCGLSSEFAPAAQWLIEAYRWSVASGQLRRALSVASNLGYTYTSMSDYAQAVEWLQRGLSLARESGWPGSLSLALAQTGDAMRRIGQLSAARELLLECQALLAAHPHNRSAMLALKYLSEIELDLQENESALQHFQLLAERAQSVDSKDMHTDAALGQARALLRLRRLAEAREAALHAREVAQQQRERSTLVDILWTLAEIGQAEGQSPEAVLPWLQQALAQAERLPGYCTPPALLESAAAAHAARGDFSAAYQLSQRASEVRQQVFTEESGKQAAVLHVQHQVERARAEQEHLRQLAQAESARSQALQSLHTVLLHLGESGKEITAQLNVGRVLAVLQRHVEELLQSSRLSFFLLDERGEWLECALGCLDAATAGARIAVSDAQHECVRALRSRTELMIEGQRMVAPLQVADRVIGVMRVIGLQAQSFGEREQLVFRNLCAYAAVAMDNAKAYEKLGELQRQVAAQEKMASIGQLAAGVAHEINNPIGFVNSNLGTLARDVGSLLALVQAYREACGESASAEQRQRAQTLEQALDLAFLAEDLPQMIHESIDGLQRVKRIVQDLRSFSRVDASDWLYADLNEGIESTLNMLMHEIRYKAQVRKELSPLPAVYCLAAQINQVLMNLLVNAGHAIERDGLILIRSWVDGAWACVSVRDNGCGMAAEVMKRIFEPFFTTKPVGQGTGLGLSLSFSIIQKHKGRIDVDSAPGQGTCFTLRLPVQGPDSVVA, encoded by the coding sequence ATGTTTCCGTGTCGTGGGTCGCTGGCATTCACCCAGGAGGCCGGTGCGAATGAAGCCGCAGACCTGGAGCAAGTGGCAGTGCTGGCCTGGGGTCTGCGTCAGCAGGACAGTGAGCGTGCGCTGCAGTTGGCCCACGAGGTACTGGCGCAGGTGCCGTTGAGCGACCTCGCGGACGAGGTGCGCAATGGCATTCAAGCGCGCATGCGCCTGGTGCAGGCCGAGGTGGCCTTGCTGGGTATGAGGCTGGATGAGGCACAGGGGCTGCTCGATCAGGCCGAGCTCGATTTCAGCGCGCTGCAGGATTTGCGCGGCTTGTGCGATTTGCATTGGTTGCGACATTACGTCGCGGCCGATCGGGGTCAGGCTGAGTGCTTGCGGCAGGGGCTGGAAACAGCCATCGAGCTGGCAGAGCGCGTGGGCGATGGCGAGAGACTCCTTCTTTTGCAACTGACCTTGGCGCGCTCAGAGCTGTTTCGCGACCAGATGGTGGCCAATCACACCTGGGATGCGCGACTGCCTCGCAGCACCGAGGGCTTGAGCCCAGCGTGTGCGGCTGCAGTGGCCGACTACCGTGGTCTGCAGTGCGGCCTGTCGTCCGAGTTTGCGCCGGCGGCGCAATGGCTGATCGAGGCCTACCGCTGGTCGGTGGCCTCGGGCCAGCTGCGGCGGGCCTTGTCGGTGGCATCCAACCTGGGCTACACCTACACCAGCATGTCCGACTATGCGCAGGCGGTGGAGTGGCTGCAGCGCGGCCTGAGCCTGGCGCGTGAGTCCGGCTGGCCCGGCTCGCTGTCACTGGCATTGGCGCAGACCGGGGATGCAATGCGGCGCATCGGCCAGCTCAGCGCGGCGCGCGAGCTCTTGTTGGAGTGCCAGGCCTTGCTGGCGGCCCACCCTCACAACCGCAGTGCCATGCTCGCCCTCAAGTACCTCTCGGAGATCGAGCTGGATCTGCAGGAAAACGAGAGCGCGCTGCAGCATTTCCAACTGTTGGCGGAGCGGGCGCAGTCGGTCGACTCCAAGGACATGCACACCGACGCGGCCCTGGGGCAAGCGCGCGCCCTGTTGCGCCTGAGGCGCCTGGCCGAGGCCCGAGAAGCTGCCCTGCATGCTCGCGAGGTGGCGCAGCAGCAGCGTGAGCGCAGCACCCTGGTCGACATCTTGTGGACGCTGGCCGAAATCGGCCAGGCCGAGGGCCAGTCGCCCGAGGCGGTGCTGCCCTGGTTGCAACAGGCCCTGGCCCAGGCCGAGCGTTTGCCCGGGTACTGCACGCCGCCGGCCTTGCTCGAAAGTGCTGCGGCTGCGCACGCGGCCCGGGGAGATTTCAGTGCCGCGTACCAGCTCAGCCAGCGGGCCAGCGAAGTGCGGCAGCAGGTGTTCACGGAAGAATCCGGTAAGCAGGCGGCGGTGCTGCATGTCCAGCATCAGGTGGAGCGCGCGCGCGCCGAGCAAGAGCATTTGCGGCAGTTGGCGCAGGCCGAGTCGGCGCGTTCGCAGGCTTTGCAGAGCTTGCACACGGTGTTGTTGCATCTGGGCGAGAGCGGCAAGGAGATCACCGCGCAACTCAATGTCGGCCGGGTGCTGGCTGTGTTGCAGCGTCATGTGGAGGAATTGCTGCAGAGCAGCCGGCTTTCGTTTTTTTTGCTCGACGAACGCGGCGAATGGTTGGAGTGCGCGCTCGGATGCCTGGATGCAGCCACGGCTGGCGCCCGCATCGCAGTGTCCGACGCTCAGCACGAATGCGTCCGCGCCCTGCGCAGCCGCACCGAACTGATGATCGAAGGTCAACGTATGGTTGCACCTTTGCAAGTGGCTGATCGCGTCATTGGCGTGATGCGTGTGATTGGGCTCCAGGCACAGAGCTTTGGCGAGCGCGAGCAGCTGGTCTTCAGAAACCTCTGCGCCTACGCTGCCGTGGCCATGGACAACGCCAAAGCCTACGAGAAGCTGGGCGAGTTGCAACGACAGGTGGCGGCGCAGGAAAAGATGGCCTCGATCGGGCAGTTGGCGGCCGGCGTGGCCCATGAGATCAACAATCCCATCGGTTTCGTCAATAGCAATCTGGGCACGCTGGCGCGCGATGTCGGCAGCTTGCTGGCGCTGGTGCAGGCTTACCGGGAGGCTTGCGGCGAGAGTGCCAGTGCTGAACAGCGACAGCGAGCCCAGACGCTGGAGCAAGCCCTGGATCTCGCCTTTTTGGCGGAAGACCTGCCGCAGATGATCCACGAGAGCATCGATGGCCTGCAGCGGGTCAAGCGCATCGTGCAGGACTTGCGCAGCTTCTCGCGCGTGGATGCCTCCGACTGGCTGTATGCCGACTTGAACGAGGGCATCGAGTCCACCCTGAACATGCTGATGCATGAGATTCGCTATAAGGCGCAGGTGCGAAAGGAACTGTCACCCCTGCCGGCCGTGTACTGCCTTGCCGCGCAGATCAATCAGGTGCTGATGAATCTTCTGGTCAATGCTGGCCATGCCATCGAGCGAGATGGGTTGATTCTGATCCGCTCCTGGGTGGACGGAGCCTGGGCCTGCGTCTCGGTGCGTGACAACGGCTGCGGCATGGCTGCCGAGGTGATGAAGCGCATTTTCGAGCCCTTTTTCACCACCAAGCCGGTCGGACAGGGCACCGGGCTGGGGCTGTCCCTGTCCTTCTCCATCATCCAAAAGCACAAGGGCCGGATTGATGTCGATTCCGCCCCCGGCCAGGGCACCTGCTTCACCCTGCGTCTGCCTGTTCAGGGCCCGGACTCGGTGGTGGCTTGA
- a CDS encoding phosphoglycerate kinase: MNVIRFTDLIAAGKVAGQRVFIRADLNVPQDDAGHITEDTRIRASIPCIEQALKAGAAVMVTSHLGRPTEGEFKPEDSLAPVAQRLGELMGREVKLVANWVDGVDVKPGELVLLENCRVNKGEKKNNEELAKKMAALCDIYVNDAFGTAHRAEGTTYGIAQFAKIACAGPLLAAEIDAISQALSAPKRPLVAIVAGSKVSTKLTILKALSEKVDGLIVGGGIANTFMLAAGLKIGKSLAEPDLVAEAQAVIDAMKARGAAVPIPVDVVVAQRFAADAPATVKDAADVAEDDLILDIGPKTAALLAEQLKAAGTIVWNGPVGVFEFDAFAQGTETIARAIAASPAFSIAGGGDTLAAIAKYGIEKDVGYISTGGGAFLEILEGKTLPAFEILSRRAQG; the protein is encoded by the coding sequence ATGAACGTGATCCGTTTCACCGACCTGATCGCCGCTGGCAAAGTTGCCGGCCAACGCGTCTTCATCCGCGCCGACCTGAATGTGCCGCAGGATGATGCCGGCCACATCACCGAAGACACCCGCATCCGCGCCTCCATCCCCTGCATCGAGCAAGCCCTGAAGGCCGGCGCTGCCGTGATGGTCACGTCCCACCTGGGGCGCCCGACCGAGGGCGAGTTCAAGCCCGAAGACTCCCTGGCCCCGGTGGCCCAGCGCCTGGGTGAACTGATGGGCCGCGAGGTCAAGCTGGTTGCCAACTGGGTGGACGGCGTGGATGTGAAGCCCGGCGAGCTGGTGCTGCTGGAAAACTGCCGCGTCAACAAGGGCGAGAAGAAGAACAACGAAGAGCTGGCCAAGAAGATGGCCGCTCTGTGCGACATCTACGTCAACGACGCCTTCGGTACCGCCCACCGCGCCGAGGGCACGACCTACGGCATCGCCCAGTTCGCCAAGATCGCCTGTGCCGGCCCGCTGCTGGCCGCCGAGATCGACGCCATCAGCCAGGCGCTGAGCGCGCCGAAGCGCCCCCTGGTGGCCATCGTCGCCGGCTCCAAGGTCTCGACCAAACTGACCATCCTCAAGGCCCTGTCCGAGAAGGTCGATGGCCTGATCGTCGGCGGCGGCATCGCCAACACCTTCATGCTGGCTGCTGGCTTGAAGATCGGCAAGTCGCTGGCCGAGCCCGATCTGGTGGCCGAAGCGCAGGCCGTGATCGATGCGATGAAGGCGCGCGGCGCCGCCGTGCCGATTCCGGTGGACGTGGTGGTGGCCCAGCGCTTCGCGGCCGACGCCCCGGCGACGGTCAAGGACGCGGCCGATGTGGCTGAAGACGACCTGATCCTGGACATCGGCCCCAAGACTGCGGCCCTGCTGGCCGAGCAGCTGAAAGCCGCCGGCACCATCGTTTGGAACGGCCCGGTCGGTGTGTTTGAGTTCGACGCCTTTGCCCAGGGCACCGAAACGATCGCCCGCGCGATCGCCGCCTCGCCGGCTTTCAGCATCGCCGGTGGTGGCGACACCCTGGCAGCCATCGCCAAGTACGGCATCGAAAAGGACGTGGGCTACATCTCCACCGGCGGCGGCGCCTTCCTGGAAATCCTGGAAGGCAAGACCCTGCCGGCCTTCGAGATCCTGAGTCGGCGCGCACAAGGGTGA
- a CDS encoding AzlD domain-containing protein has product MNDWLIALAIVGMGLITLLTRGFFMIPKKELPMPDWAKTGLRYAPIAALAAVIVPEIVMTQGQLISTWQDARLYATAAGTAYFFWKRGILGTIVCGTAVMLALRIGLGW; this is encoded by the coding sequence ATGAACGACTGGCTGATCGCCCTGGCCATCGTCGGCATGGGCTTGATCACGCTGCTGACCCGTGGCTTTTTCATGATTCCGAAGAAAGAGCTGCCCATGCCCGACTGGGCCAAGACGGGCCTGCGCTATGCCCCCATCGCCGCACTGGCCGCCGTGATCGTGCCCGAGATCGTCATGACCCAGGGCCAGCTGATCAGCACCTGGCAGGACGCCCGGCTTTACGCCACCGCAGCCGGCACCGCCTACTTCTTCTGGAAGCGCGGCATCCTCGGCACCATCGTCTGCGGCACGGCCGTGATGCTGGCCCTGCGCATCGGCCTGGGTTGGTGA
- a CDS encoding AzlC family ABC transporter permease: MLQTLKAQCRHPEFRRGAREMAGITLGISAWGLVTGVAMIKSGLSVGLALLMSLVVFAGSSQLAALPLIASGAPIWVIWATAFCVNLRFIIFSVQWRMYFGHLPLLQRLHIAYFAADLNYVAFLKRFPEAKPHPDQAPYFWGGVCLNWAAWQIPSIAGILLANHVPTQWGLGFAGVLALLGLSYTLLKDRKTWVSAALAGCAAVAAYALPLRLNIMVAIAVAVTAGLLMEHWSPSSAEAAREVRE, encoded by the coding sequence ATGCTTCAAACCTTGAAGGCGCAGTGCCGCCACCCTGAATTCCGGCGCGGCGCGCGTGAGATGGCGGGCATCACCCTGGGCATCTCGGCCTGGGGCCTGGTGACCGGCGTGGCCATGATCAAGAGCGGCCTGTCAGTCGGGTTGGCGCTCTTGATGAGTCTGGTGGTGTTTGCCGGCAGTTCGCAGCTGGCGGCCTTGCCCCTGATCGCCAGCGGTGCGCCCATCTGGGTGATCTGGGCCACGGCCTTTTGCGTCAACCTGCGCTTCATCATCTTCAGCGTGCAGTGGCGCATGTACTTCGGCCACCTGCCGCTGCTTCAGCGCCTGCACATCGCCTACTTCGCGGCCGATCTCAACTACGTCGCCTTCCTCAAGCGCTTTCCCGAGGCCAAGCCGCACCCCGATCAAGCGCCCTATTTCTGGGGCGGGGTGTGCTTGAACTGGGCGGCCTGGCAGATCCCGTCCATCGCCGGCATCCTGCTGGCCAACCATGTGCCCACGCAGTGGGGCCTGGGTTTCGCGGGTGTGCTGGCGCTGCTGGGCCTGTCCTACACCTTGCTCAAGGACCGCAAGACCTGGGTCTCGGCGGCCCTGGCCGGCTGCGCCGCGGTGGCGGCCTATGCCTTGCCGCTGCGCCTGAACATCATGGTGGCCATCGCCGTGGCGGTGACGGCCGGGCTGCTGATGGAGCATTGGTCGCCCTCATCGGCTGAGGCGGCACGAGAGGTGCGTGAGTGA
- a CDS encoding head GIN domain-containing protein, translated as MLQRRLFSLAAVTALTALSLTSVSSQAWSWGSSERIKGTGDVSSEVRDLGSFESVSLAGGFKLLVRQSSQGRVEVKTDRNLHSYIETRIVEGKKGGRTLEISPKRGYEVQGSVTPEIVLDMAQLRSIAVAGSGDVRVEAMKTGEVDASVAGSGDVLFADLSSERLGVKVAGSGTVTANGRSGSLSLSIAGSGDVRARGLLAEAVKVSIAGSGDAEVNASKTLKVSIAGSGDVGYVGSPELSTSMAGSGRVRRLNGN; from the coding sequence ATGTTGCAACGCCGCCTGTTCTCTCTCGCTGCCGTCACCGCCCTGACTGCCCTCAGCCTGACCTCAGTCAGCAGCCAGGCCTGGAGCTGGGGCAGCTCCGAACGCATCAAGGGCACGGGCGATGTCAGCAGCGAAGTCCGCGATCTGGGCAGCTTCGAGAGCGTCAGCCTGGCCGGTGGCTTCAAGCTGCTCGTGCGCCAAAGCTCGCAAGGTCGGGTCGAGGTCAAGACCGACCGCAACCTCCACAGCTATATCGAAACCCGCATCGTCGAGGGCAAGAAGGGCGGCCGCACCCTGGAAATCAGCCCCAAGCGAGGCTATGAGGTGCAGGGTTCGGTGACCCCCGAGATCGTGCTGGACATGGCCCAGCTGCGCAGCATTGCCGTGGCCGGCTCGGGTGATGTGCGGGTCGAGGCCATGAAGACCGGTGAGGTGGATGCCAGCGTGGCCGGTTCGGGCGATGTGCTGTTCGCCGATCTGAGCAGTGAGCGCCTGGGTGTCAAGGTGGCCGGCAGCGGCACGGTCACGGCCAACGGCCGCTCGGGCAGCCTGAGCCTGTCGATCGCTGGATCGGGCGATGTGCGCGCGCGCGGCCTGCTGGCCGAGGCGGTCAAGGTCTCGATCGCAGGCAGCGGCGATGCCGAAGTCAATGCCAGCAAGACGCTCAAGGTGTCCATCGCCGGTTCCGGCGATGTGGGCTATGTGGGCTCGCCCGAGCTCAGCACCTCCATGGCGGGCAGCGGCCGCGTGCGCCGCTTAAACGGCAACTGA